A genomic window from Vigna radiata var. radiata cultivar VC1973A unplaced genomic scaffold, Vradiata_ver6 scaffold_169, whole genome shotgun sequence includes:
- the LOC106779859 gene encoding protein NRT1/ PTR FAMILY 3.1: MEPKENHARRKKGGLITMPFIFANEICEKLAVVGFNTNMISYLTTQLHLPLTKAANTLTNFSGTASLTPLLGAFIADSFAGKFWTVTAASIIYQIGMISLTLSAVLPQFRPPPCKGEEVCQQASAGQLAVLYGSLLLGALGSGGIRPCIVAFGADQFDESDPKQTTRTWTYFNWYYFVMGAAILVAVTVLVYIQDNIGWGLGLGIPTVAMFISIIAFIIGYPLYRNLNPAGSPFTRLVQVAVAAIRKRKVPNVSEASLLYQNDELDASISLGGKLLHSGQMKFLDKAAIVTEEDDSKTPNLWRLSTVHRVEELKSIIRMGPIWASGILLITAYAQQNTFSLQQAKTMNRHLTKSFQIPAGSMSVFTILTMLITTAFYDRVFIKVARRFTGLDRGISFLHRMGIGFVISTLATLVAGFVETKRKKAALAHGLYEHPHTTIPISVFWLVPQYSLHGMAEAFMSIGHLEFFYDQAPESMRSTAMALFWTAISAGNYVSTLLVTLVHKFSAGPNGSNWLPDNLNKGKLDYFYWIITLLQFFNLIYYLVCAKLYTYKPIQVHDKGDSSSDGNQIELTTPV; the protein is encoded by the exons ATGGAGCCGAAGGAAAACCATGCTAGAAGGAAAAAGGGAGGGCTTATCACAATGCCCTTCATCTTTG CTAATGAGATTTGTGAGAAGCTTGCCGTAGTGGGATTCAATACAAACATGATTAGCTACTTGACCACACAGCTTCATTTGCCATTAACCAAAGCTGCTAACACTCTCACTAACTTTAGTGGAACTGCAAGTTTGACACCTTTGCTTGGTGCTTTCATTGCTGATTCTTTTGCCGGAAAGTTTTGGACTGTTACTGCTGCTTCCATCATATATCAGATA GGAATGATTAGTTTGACCCTTTCAGCAGTGCTTCCACAGTTTAGGCCACCTCCTTGCAAAGGAGAAGAGGTATGCCAACAAGCAAGTGCAGGACAGCTGGCAGTTCTATATGGCTCACTCCTTCTTGGGGCTCTCGGGTCGGGTGGTATCCGACCCTGCATCGTGGCATTCGGGGCGGACCAGTTCGACGAGTCGGATCCGAAGCAGACAACAAGAACGTGGACTTACTTCAACTGGTACTATTTTGTGATGGGTGCAGCGATTCTTGTCGCTGTGACTGTTTTGGTTTACATTCAAGATAACATTGGATGGGGATTGGGCCTCGGGATCCCCACCGTCGCAATGTTCATCTCAATTATTGCCTTCATTATAGGGTACCCGCTTTACCGAAACCTGAACCCGGCTGGGAGCCCGTTTACCCGATTGGTACAAGTGGCTGTGGCAGCAATTCGGAAGAGAAAGGTGCCAAATGTGTCAGAAGCTAGTTTACTCTACCAAAACGATGAACTGGATGCCTCTATTTCGTTGGGAGGGAAGCTTCTCCATAGTGGACAAATGAA ATTTTTGGACAAGGCAGCAATTGTGACAGAAGAAGATGACAGCAAAACACCCAACTTATGGAGGCTAAGCACAGTGCACAGAGTGGAAGAATTGAAATCCATAATCAGAATGGGACCGATATGGGCCTCAGGCATTCTTCTGATCACAGCCTATGCCcaacaaaacacattttctcTCCAGCAAGCTAAAACCATGAACAGACACCTAACCAAAAGCTTTCAAATTCCAGCAGGCTCCATGTCTGTGTTTACAATTCTCACCATGCTGATCACCACTGCTTTCTATGACCGAGTCTTCATCAAAGTTGCCCGTAGATTCACTGGGTTGGACCGTGGCATAAGCTTCCTTCACAGAATGGGTATTGGGTTTGTGATCTCAACCTTGGCTACATTGGTGGCTGGTTTTGTtgaaacaaagagaaagaaggCAGCTTTGGCACATGGGCTTTATGAGCATCCACATACTACAATCCCAATCTCTGTGTTTTGGCTTGTGCCACAGTACAGTCTTCATGGAATGGCTGAGGCCTTTATGTCAATTGGGCACTTGGAGTTTTTCTATGACCAGGCCCCTGAGAGCATGAGGAGCACTGCAATGGCACTATTTTGGACTGCAATTTCTGCTGGCAACTATGTCAGTACCCTTTTGGTTACTTTGGTCCACAAATTCAGTGCTGGACCTAATGGCTCAAATTGGCTCCCTGATAACCTCAACAAGGGAAAATTAGACTACTTTTACTGGATCATTACATTACTGCAGTTTTTCAATCTTATTTACTACTTGGTTTGTGCCAAATTGTACACTTACAAACCAATTCAGGTTCATGACAAAGGGGATAGCAGTTCAGATGGGAATCAAATTGAGCTCACCACTCCTGTCTGA